A segment of the Odoribacter splanchnicus DSM 20712 genome:
TGGGAAACCAAAGCAAAAGATCTTTCAGAACGGTTCATCAAAAACTTCAAGAAATTTGAGGGTAATGCTGCCGGTAAAGCTCTGGTTGCTGCAGGACCGAAACTTTAAATTACAAGACTCCCGGAAACGGGAGTTTTTTTTATAGCTTCCCAAAACCTATCAAAAAGCATGTAATTTGAAATAAAATTGCATGCTATTTTTGTGAGACATAATTCTGATCTCTGATTTGATCGATAACATCTCTGAAAATAGGAAAACAGTATTCCGGATTGTTTTGCTTCATATCTAAGAGGAAAATGTAGCTGATAAATTTACACTATCATAATTACCGGGAAACAGAAACTCACAATAATTCCCGATAATAAAAAATAATAGGGTAAAAATACATATTATCCGAATGCCTCCAGAAGACTTCAGACAACAAATACACTTTAGAAGCATTGTTCGGCTCGAACAATTCACTCCAATGTGTCCTAAAAGAAATTCTATTATGAAAAAAGAGGGTGACTTCACCCTCTTTTTCCTATTATCCCATATATCCCTTCATGATTCCCCGCTTACTGTTGCGGACAAACATGATAATTTCATCCCTTTCTCTGGAAGCAGGCATTTCAGCTTCTATTCTTTCGATAGCATCGGAGTTGTTAAGACCCGATTGATAAAGAATGCGGTAAATATCCTGGATTTCATTAATTTTCTCGTTTGAAAACTCCCGACGGCGCAAACCGATAGAATTTACTCCGACATATGAAAGCGGTAAACGGCCGGCTTTTACATAAGGAGGTACATCTTTTCCAATCAAAGAGCCTCCCTGGATCATCACATGTTTGCCGATATGCACAAACTGATGGACAGCGGTCATTCCTCCCAGAATCGCAAAATCGTCTACGACCACTTCACCCGCCAACTGACAGGCATTGGTGATGATACAATTATTACCGATCTTACAGTCATGAGCGATATGGGCATAAGCCATAATCAAACAATTATCCCCGATTTCAGTAACTCCCTTAGCAGCAGTGCCCCGATTAACAGTCACACATTCGCGGATAGTCGTATTATCTCCGATTTTTACAATGGTCTTTTCACCTCTGAATTTCAAATCCTGGGGTACAGCAGCGATCACTGCTCCCGGAAAAATTTTACAATTCTTACCGATATGGGCACCTTCCAGAATAGTTACATTCGATCCGATCCGCGTACCTTCTTCTATCACCACATTTTTATCAATCGTCACAAAGGGTTCTATCACCACATTATCAGCAACCTGAGCTTCCGGATGAACATATGCTAACGGTTGTTTCATTCGTTTATTATTTAATGAATACTATATTACCTGAATAAAAAATTTCAGCCTGCAAATATAATTATAAGTTTTTGGTTTTTGCGACCTGAGCCATAAATTCTCCTTCACAAACCAGTTTTTTTCCAACATAAGCATATCCCTTCATCTGCACGATACCTCTTTTTATAGGTGCTGTAGTGATTAATTTGAAGACCAGTGTGTCACCGGGCACTACTTTATTCCGGAATTTCACCCCGTCGATCTTCATAAAATAAGTCGAATAGTTTTCGGGATCAGGCACTCCACTCAGCACCAATATACCACCACATTGCGACATCGCTTCCACAATCAACACGCCCGGCATCACCGGCTCATCAGGAAAATGTCCGACAAAATGAGGCTCGTTCATGGTCACATTCTTGCAACCGATCACCATGTTTTCAGTTACTTTATAAATCTTATCGACCAATAAAAACGGTGGGCGGTGAGGCAGTAAAGTACGGATCTTATTGATGTCCATCAGCGGAGTGGCATCTAAATCCAGATCTATAGGATAAGCATCGTCTTTCTCTTCAGCCAGAATTTCTTTATAGATCATCTTGGCCATAGAAGTATTTGCTTTATGTCCGGGTCTCTCAGCAATCACCCGGCCTTTGATAAAACGGCCACATAAAGCCAGATCACCGATAACGTCCAATAATTTATGACGGGCAGGCTCATTATCGAAATAAAGTTCCAGATTATTGAGAACACCTTCTTTAATCTGAATATTCCCGTAACCGAACAATTTAGCCAAACGATCGATTTCGGGCTGATCCATCTTACGGTCGACGATAACGATCGCATTACTCAAATCTCCTCCTTTAATCAGATTATTGGCCAGCAACATTTCCACTTCCCGCAGAAATACAAAAGTACGGCAAGGGGCGATCTCTTTCGCAAAATCAGTAGAAGCTTCCGAATAAGAAGCGAACTGCATCGCCAGATAAGGAGAATCGTAAGCTACCATGGTATTGATAGAATACGTATCATCCGGCAATAATGTAATGCGGGTATCCGAAGCTTCGCAATAAAATTCCATTTTTTTCTTTACTGAAAAATAACGGCGTTCTGCTTGTTGCTCTTCAATCCCAACTTTTTGAATCTCTTCCACATAATAACGGGCACTCCCATCCAAAATCGGAAATTCTTCTCCCGACAGTTCGATCACACAGTTATCTATACCGCAACCGTATAAAGCAGCCATAGCATGCTCTAAAGTATATACTTTGGCTCCGTCTTTTTGCAGACAACTGGCGCGATCTACCAATTCAATATATTTCGCCAGTGCCGGAATCTCGGTTTTCTCTTCGAGATCGACTCTGACAATTTTATATCCGGTATTTTCCGCTGCCGGCTTAAAGGTAGCACATACTTCTTTACCCGTATGCAAACCTTTGCCTTTTAATGAAAATTCTCCTTTTAATGTGTTTTGTTTCACTGACATTATTGTTTTGACTTTAATGTTTGTATTTCTTTTTCCAAATCCCGGAGCTGCCCGTATAATTCAGGTAATTTTCTGAACAGCACATAACATTTCCGATATTTCGAAACATCGAAAGCAGGTGCTCCCATAAATACGGATCCTTCGGGGACATCGTTCGTAACCCCGGATTGAGCGGCAAGCATCGTCTTGTCTTCAATCCTGAGATGTCCGGCAATACCGACCTGTCCGCCGAACATACAATGCGCACCCACCTTAGTTGTTCCGGCAATGCCACACTGAGCCGCCATCACCGTATTTTCTCCCACCACCACATTGTGAGCGATCTGAACCAGATTATCCAGTTTTACGCCTTTTTTTATACGGGTAGACCCCATAGTTGCCCGGTCAATACAAGCATTGGCACCAATCTCCACATTATCTTCAATAACGACATTACCAATCTGTGGCACTTTATTATAATTATCCCCATTGGGAGCAAAACCAAAACCATCTGCGCCGATCACCGTTCCGGCATGGATCGTACATCCACTACCGATCACACAGCCATAATAGATTTTTGCCCCGGCATAGATCGTCGTATGATCACCGATCACAACACCCTCACCGATATAAACCTGAGGATAGATTTTTACATCATTACCGATTTTCGCCCCTTTACCGATATAAGCAAAAGCTCCCACATAAGGAGCTTCACCGATAACCGCCCCTTCACCGATATAAGAAGGTTGTTCGATACCTGTCGGCCGGGAACGCATACTATCGTACATCTGCAACAAAGAAGCGATCGCTTCATAAGCCGAAGGCACCCGGATTAAGGTACAGGGTACCTGCTGTACAGGAGAAAAGTCATGATTCACCAAAACGACAGAAGCAGCTGTCGTATAAATATAGTGTTCATATTTGGGATTTGCCAGAAAGGCCAATGTATTGGGCTTTCCTTCTTCAATTTTAGATACATTATTAACCATCACTTCCCCATCCCCTTCAACTACACCTTTTAATAATGCAGCAATATCTTTCGCCTTGAATTCCATATTTCAAAAATTTCGGCAAACTTACAAATTTTATTTGTAACTCATAAAAATATTACGAATATGTTTCAATTTTAAGAAAAATGAAACATATTCCCCATTGAATCAACCTCATAATTAACAACCACTTATCTCCTCTTCAAACTATAAAGATCAGCTATCCGGAGGATATAACAAAAACGAAGCGACACCGATCTATTTAAAACTACGATTGAAATAGTTACAGGAGTTTCAACGATTACAAAGGTTTCAGCAGTCAAGTTTAACCGTTGTAACTAAAAACGGTAGTTTAAACCAGATTTATAAACTTTTGCCCTATTTATCCCGCGATTATTTTGTATTTTAATAATTAAGTCGTATATTTGCAGAGGTTTAAAGCCAAAGAGAGGGGACGGATGTCCCCTCTCTTTTGTATCAATCGCAAAACAAAGAGATGAAAACGGAAGAAATCAAACACCTCATAGAACCGGTTCTGACAGAACACCATTTATTTCTGGTCGAATTGAAGATTTCTAAAGACAATGTTATCGAAGTCTTTGTCGATGCTCTGGAAGGAGTCAACATACAGACTTGTATCGCCGTCAGCCGGGAGATCGAATCTTCACTCAACCGGGATGAAGAGGATTTCGAATTGACCGTATCCAGTGCCGGACTAGGTTATCCTTTCAAAGTGGAGCAACAATATCAAAAAAATCTGGGTAAAAGTGTCGAAATAAAGCTGAACGACCATACCAAACTAAATGGTATATTACTTCGTTTCACCCCGGAAGAAATTGTCATCGAACAGGAAGAGAAAAAAATCATCGAAGGAAGCAAACGGAAACAATTGGTAAAAACAGAGCGGACAATTGTCCGAAACGACATCAAAGAAATCAAAGATATCGTGAAATTTTGAACCGGAAAAACAGATAAAATAAATAATCAATAAAAATAAAAGCTAAAAAGTCGAAATGGAAAATATTAATCTGATAGATTCATTCGCTGAATTTAAAGAATTCAAAAACATAGACCGGGCCACATTGATGAGAGTATTGGAAGATATTTTCAGAAATATGCTGTTGAAAAGATATGGTACGGATGAAAATTTTGACATCATCATCAACATCGACAAAGGTGACCTCGAAATCTGGCGGAATCGTACTGTTGTAGAAGATGACAAACTGGAAAATCCCAATAGCGAGATTACTTTAACCGAAGCGAAAAAAATCGATGAAGATTATGAACTCGGAGAAGAAGTTACGGATGAAGTAAAATTCAAAGACTTCGGCCGCCGTTCTGTATTAGCTTTACGGCAGAATCTCTCCGCCCGTATTCTGGAATTGGAGAAAGACAATGTTTACAATAAATATAAGGATAAAGTCGGACAAATCATTTTGGGTGAAGTCTATCAGGTATGGAAAAAAGAAATGCTGGTCCTGGATGACGAAGGCAATGAATTGATTTTACCCAAACAGGAACAAATCCCGACAGACTTTTTCAAAAAAGGAGATTCCATCAAAGCCGTGGTCATTCGGGTAGAAATGCGGAATTCCAATCCTTACATTATCTTATCGAGAACTTCTCCGGTATTCCTGGAAAGATTATTTGAAAACGAAGTACCTGAAATTTTCGACGGTCTGATCACGATCAAGAACGTAGTCCGGGTACCGGGAGAGAGAGCCAAAGTTGCCGTAGAATCCTACGACGACCGTATCGATCCGGTGGGTGCTTGTGTGGGTATGAAAGGTTCGAGAATACATGGTATTGTCAGAGAGTTGAGAAATGAAAATATCGATGTGATCAATTATACCAATAATTTACAACTCTACATCACTCGTGCTTTAAATCCGGCTAAGATCAAAAATATCGAAATCGACGAAGCCCATAAAAAAGCAAATGTCTACCTCGATCCGGAAGAAGTATCACTGGCTATCGGTAAAGGTGGATTGAACATCAAATTGGCCAGTCAGCTGACCGGTTACGATATCGACGTATATCGCGAACTCGATCAAGCCCAGGAAGAAGATGTCAATCTGGATGAATTCGCCGATGAAATCGAAGGTTGGGTGATCGACGAACTGAAACGTGTCGGCTGTGACACTGCCAAGAGTGTATTAGAACTCAGCGAGTCAGAACTGGAAAGCCGGACAGACCTTGAAATTGAGACCATACGTGAGGTTCTCAATATTTTAAAAGCAGAATTTGAATAATTCTGTATTAACGCTTGTAAATTTGTAATCTCAATATGGCAGTAAGATTAAGTAAAATAGCCCGAGAATTTAACGTAGGTTTATCTACTATTGTAGAGTTCCTGCACAGTAAGGGGATCAAAATATCCTCAGATCCGAATGCAAAGTTAACGGATGAAGATTATGCTTTGGTTGCAAAAGAATTTTCATCTGACAGCCAGGTAAAAAAAGAGTCCTCTCTGGTTGATCTGAAAAATACCAGAAAGAAAAAAGAGACTGTCACAATAGACAACGCTGGCAACATCTCTTCAGGAAACGAAGATACAGAAGAAGAGGAAGAGGAATTCATTTCGATTAAAGATGAAGTGAGATTCGAAAATAAAATTAAGATTGTCGATCATATCGATCTGAATCCGGAGAAAAAAACACAACCGGAACCGGTAGAAGCAAAGGTTGAACAACCGAAAAGAGAAACTCAGGAAGAAATAACCGAAAAAGTGGAAGAACCGAAAGTAACCCGGGTTGAAGTAGAAGAAACTCAGGAAGAAGAAAGAAAAGTAACACCAGAAGTGGAGCCCGAAATTTCCGTACAAATGGAAGAGTCTTCCGAATCCACTCCTTTCAAAGTAGCACAACCTGCGCTGAAAGATGTAAAAGTAGTGGGTACAATCGACCTGGACGCCATCAACCAACGTACCAGACCTCCGAAAAAAAGTAAACAGGAACGGGAACGGGATCGCCGTGAACAGAAAAAAGCCAACAAGCCTTTCGTATCGGCCGCTAAAACCGAACAGCCGGTAGCAAGCCCATCGACAGATATCGTTAATAAGGGAGAAGAGGATGCAGATATCCGTAAAAAACGGAAAAGAATTCATCGTCAGGATGAAAAAATTCAGGTGGAAGCAGCTACCATTCCGGCCAAAAATGCCAAAATTGAAGAAAATAAGCGGAAACTGAAAAAGCTGAAGAAAAAGAAAAACGAAAAGACTGAAATCTCCGATGAAGATATCGACAAGCAAATCAAAGATACTTTTGCCCGCTTAGGAAGCAAAGGAAAATCACAGACTGCAAAACACCGTCGGGATAAGCGGGATGCTGCACAGCAAAAGTTACAGGCCGAACTGGAACAAGAAGAAAAGGAAAAGAGCATTCTGAAACTAACGGAATTCGTGACGGTAGCCGAATTGGCAACCATGATGAATATTAGTGTGACAGAGGTTATCTCTGCTTGTATGTCGCTCGGACTTTTTGTATCTATCAACCAACGCTTGGATGCAGAAACGATCAATATTGTTGCCGATGAATTCGGCTATTCGGTTGAATTTGTAAGCATTGAAATTCAGGAAGCCATCGACGAAGAGGAAGAAGATTCCGAAGAGAACCTGTTGCCACGTCCGCCGATTGTCACTGTTATGGGGCACGTCGACCATGGTAAAACCTCTTTATTGGATAGTATTCGTAAAACCAATGTCATCGCAGGTGAAGCCGGTGGTATCACACAGCATATCGGAGCTTACAACGTAAAATTGAGTGACGGCCGGACGATCACTTTCCTGGATACTCCGGGGCACGAAGCATTTACAGCGATGCGTGCCCGTGGTGCTCAAGTGACCGATATCGCTATCATCATCGTCGCTGCCGACGATAACGTCATGCCTCAAACCATCGAGGCGATCAACCACGCCAGTGCTGCGGGAGTACCTATTGTGTTTGCCATCAACAAAATAGATAAACCGGGAGCGAATCCGGACAAAATCCGGGAAGAACTGGCCAATATGAATTATCTGGTGGAAGAATGGGGAGGAAAATACCAATGTCAGGAAATCGCAGCTAAGAAAGGCTTAAATATCGAAGAGTTGCTGGAGAAGGTATTGTTAGAAGCCGAACTTCTGGATATGAAAGCCAATCCTCATAAGAAAGCTACCGGTTCTATCATCGAATCGTCTTTGGACAAAGGACGTGGATATGTAGCTACAGTGCTCGTACAATCCGGAACGCTTAAAGTAGGTGATATTGTGCTTGCCGGCCAGTATTTCGGACACGTCAAAGCCATGTTCAACGAACGGGGAGAAAAAATGGAGAAGGCAGGTCCTTCCGAACCGGCTTTAATATTAGGTTTGAACGGTGCTCCACAGGCAGGTGACAAATTCAATGTAATGGGGAACGAGAAAGAAGCGCGGCAACTTGCCAATAAACGGGAACAGCTCCAGCGTGAACAAGGTCTGCGTACTCAGAAACACATCACTCTGGACGAAATCGGACGCCGTATCGCTATCGGTAATTTCCAGGAATTGAATGTGATTGTTAAAGGCGACGTCGACGGTTCTATCGAAGCGTTGTCCGATTCACTGATCAAGCTGTCTACAGATGAGATCCAGGTGAACATCATTCACAAAGCTGTCGGACAGATTACAGAAGGAGATGTACTACTGGCTGCAGCCTCGAATGCAATCATCGTCGGGTTCCAGGTACGTCCGTCTATGGGCGCCCGTAAACTGGCTGAAAAAGAACAGATAGATATCCGGCTTTATTCTGTCATCTACCAGGCGATCGAAGAATTGAAATCAGCTATGGAAGGAATGCTTTCTCCGGAAATCAAAGAAGAAATCATTGCAACGGTCGAAGTTCTGGAAACCTTCAAAATCTCCAAAGTGGGTACCATCGCCGGTTGTATCGTCCGTGACGGCAAGATCACCCGTACAGCGAAAATCCGGGTTATCCGCGAAGGTATCGTTATTTACACCGGTGTTTTGGGTTCTTTGAAACGTTTTAAGGACGATGTAAAGGAAGTAACCAAAGGATTCGAATGTGGTCTGAATATCGAGAACTACAACGACATCCGGGTCGGAGACATGATCGAAGGATACCAGGAAGTGGAAGTGAAAAAAACACTTTAAATATATCGGACGAGCGACAAACGATTTCCATATTGCTTGCCGCTCTCTATTTTGTTAATCATTAATTAAGGAACATTTAACACCTGTCTAACACTGCTTATCAGGGATTATTTCTTTACTTTGTGATAGATAAAAAACAAAACAATTAATTTTTGAAAAAATGAAGAAGATATTGGTTATAATGGTACTGTTCGCAGCATTTACAACAGGACTGACAGCTCAGGTTTTAAAACCCGTAAAATGGCAAATCACCCAGAAAAAAGTGAGTGACGGAGTATATGATATCATCTGCAAAGCTACTGTAGACGGCGGATGGCATTTATACGACACGAAACTTCCCGAAGGCGGACCTCTGCCAACCACCTTCAATATGGATGAAGATGAAACCAGCGGTATCGAACTGGTAGGTGAATTCAAAGCGACAGAGAAAGCTCTGACCGAACATAGCGAAGCGTTCGATATGGATCTGAAATATTTTATCAATGCCGCTACTTTTGTTCAACGGGTCAAGGTAACCAGCGCAAAAGCTAAATTAGTGGGTTATGTAGAATATATGTCTTGCTCCGGCGGACAATGTACTCCTCCTGCAGAAGCAGATTTCAGTTTTGATTTAACAAAATAAGTACAGGATTCCGATTCCTGCTATAAAAAGAGACAAAGATCCAACCGATATTTTTGTCTCTTTTTTTCATTTTATCCGCTTATATAGTATGAAACATTTCCTGTTGGTTTTTCTGATTTCAGGATATATCCCGGCTTTAGCCCAACCCTGGTTATACCGGGATAATAGTCCGGAATTGGATAGCCTGAGCTTTTTTTTCTTCGGAGACGTCATGCAACACGAACCTCAGATCAGCGGGGCCTGGAATGCAGAGACAGCTGATTACGACTATCTGCCCTGTTTTCAGTACATCACTCCTTATTGGCAAAAAGCCGATTATGTCATCGCCAATCTGGAAACGACTTTATCCGACAGGGGGTATAGTGGTTATCCTCAATTTTGTGCTCCCTGGCAACTTGCCCGTGATTTAAAAGCATGTGGAGTCGACATCCTGACCACCAATAACAATCATTCCTGCGACAAAGGACATCGCGGTATAGCTAAAACCATATACTATCTGGATTCCCTGCAATTCCCCCATACCGGTACCTTTACCGATACAACGGCTTGGATTACCCGTTCTCCCCTTTATATTCGCCAGGGAAAATTCAAGATTGCCCTGATCAGTTATACTTATGGGACTAACGGTATTCCGGTAACCCACGGCCAGGTCGTTTCCATGATCGATACCTTTCATATGGCCCGCCAAATCGAAAAGGCCCTTTTAGACACGGTTACCAATATCATTGCAGTCATGCACTGGGGTGAAGAGTATTTTACAGCTCCGAATGCAACTCAAAAAAAACTTTCTTCCTGGTTGCACGAACGGGGAGCCGACATCGTCATCGGTTCACACCCACACGTCATCCAACCGATAAGCTATATTCAACACGAACAGGACACACTGGGTGTTACTGTCTTCTCTTTAGGAAATTTTGTATCCAACCAAAGTAAACGATATACAAACGGAGGCTTGGGAGTTCACCTCACTCTTTACCGCCAAAACGGGAAAACCCGTTACCGGATGCAAACCCTCAGTAACTATGTCTATCGTCCGCTGGAAGATGGGAAAAGACGTTATTATGTCATCCCCGAACCGGAAGCCCACCGAATCCTCGCCAGCCAGGACTCTTTGCTCTATACCCGATTTTTTCAGGATACCGATTCGATTATCGGTCATATAGCACCGAAATTCCAATTAGAATAGGTGCTCACCGAAATCGACTCCGCAAATATTTTTACCGGAAGGACTTATTTTATGTAATAAAATTTGTAATTTCGTAGAGTTAAAAAATAATAACTTTTAAATTATGAAAATTGCAGTAATTGCACATGATGGAAAAAAAGCCGAAATGGTAGCTTTCCTGAACAGACACATGGACTTTCTGAAATCCGTAGGTACAGAAATCGTAGCTACCGGAACTACAGGGAAACATGCACAGGATGCAGGTTTGGAAGTTGAACGCTTACTATCAGGGCCGTTGGGAGGTGATGCTCAGATTGCCGCATTGGTAGCTGAACACCAAATTGCGATGGTAATTTTCTTTCGGGATCCGCTGGGTAAACACCCACACGAACCGGATGTACAAATGTTAATGCGGGTATGTGACGTTCACAACGTACCTATCGCGACCAATCCAGCCAGCGCTGAAATGATGATTCGGGGATTCCTCGATATGCATCAGAAGTAAAGCCCGGACCCCGGACTTTACTAATGGAAACGTCTTTATCAATCGGCAGATAAAGCCGTTATTCAGAGAAATCTATGAAAACCTTTGCACAAACCATTCTCATCTATTATATTTGTGCAAAATATAAGATTCGGATGATCAGGAAATTTACAGCAATAACGCTTCTTTCTATGGCCAGCATAGTGATGCTTGCTTTTGTTGTATTTCCACATCATCATCACAACGAATATATCTGTTTCGCAACCGCTCACTGCCAGGATGAAGGAGAAAACGAAGAGCACAGTCATGACACAGGCAGTAGCAATCATCGGTGTGTAAAAAATCTTTTTCAAACCCAGATCAACCGGGGCCAAAATGTAGAACATCAGAGCGAAGAAGGAGCCTATCATCATTTTAGCCTCTCGTTGTTTCTTGTTTCCAATATTCTTGAATTCTTATCTTCTGAAGCAGAGCAACAATGTGATTCCGATAGTTATTATCAGGAAAAACTTCATACAGCCTGTTATATATCAGCCTTGGCCGGCCGAGCCTCTCCTTTTACAGTATAGTTTTCTAAATATCAGGGAGATACCCTTCTGATAAACCGGACAGAATTTTATCGTACCGATAAAGCTTAGTTCATAAAATTTATAAAGTCGATACCCCTGCGGGCGTTTTATTTACGGCCGCAGAACGATCGTTAGAAATGAGGTTTGGTATAATCCTCCGAAGAATACGATCCACTTTATAAACTTCAGACAGTGAAAACACAACTTTATCAGCTTTACCAATAAGAATTAACCGAATTAAATATCCATAAATAAAACGATATGAGACTATTTATTATAGCCCTAACTATTTTATCGATGTGTTTTTACGGATGTAAAAATACTCAAAAATCCTCTCATGAACACGAGACAGCCGAGGAGCATGCAGCTCATAACCACGACCATGAACACGAAAATCACGACCATGAACACGAAGGTCACAACCATGAAGAAGAGGAACATGAGAACGGCGAAGGACATAGTGATGAGATTATCTTCACAAAAGCACAGGCAGCCAAAACAGATTTTGAAGTGAAAGAAATACAGCCCGGAACCTTCCACCAGATTATCAAAACGACAGGTCAGGTGCTTCCGGCTCCCGGAGATGAATCGATCATCGTAGCCACCAACAACGGGGTTATTTCCTATGCTAACAATAACCTGGCGGAAGGAAGTATGGTAAAACAAGGACAACCTCTTTTTTACATTACTTCGAAGCACATGGGCGAAGGAGATTATTATACCCGTATCCATGCCAATTACGAAAAAGCCAAAGCCGAATACGAACGAGCTGAAAAATTAGTAAAAGATCAGATTGTTTCTCAAAAAGAATTTGAAAATGCCCGCTTAAATTATCAGAACGCCAAAACCGCTTATGAAGCTATTTCGGGTAAACAATCGGCCAAAGGTGTCGGGATCACCACTCCATTAACCGGTTATCTCAAAAACATCTCTGTCAAAGACGGCGAATATGTTACAGCAGGTCAGGCTATAGCCACTGTATCGCAAAATAAAAAACTGGTTTTACGTGCAGACGTATCTGAAAAATACTATAACTCGCTGAATTCCATCAATAATGCCAACTTTAAAACTCCTTACGATAATCGCGTATATGCTTTACCTGATTTATCCGGGAAATTACTATCCGTCGGTAAGGCTGC
Coding sequences within it:
- the lpxA gene encoding acyl-ACP--UDP-N-acetylglucosamine O-acyltransferase; the protein is MKQPLAYVHPEAQVADNVVIEPFVTIDKNVVIEEGTRIGSNVTILEGAHIGKNCKIFPGAVIAAVPQDLKFRGEKTIVKIGDNTTIRECVTVNRGTAAKGVTEIGDNCLIMAYAHIAHDCKIGNNCIITNACQLAGEVVVDDFAILGGMTAVHQFVHIGKHVMIQGGSLIGKDVPPYVKAGRLPLSYVGVNSIGLRRREFSNEKINEIQDIYRILYQSGLNNSDAIERIEAEMPASRERDEIIMFVRNSKRGIMKGYMG
- a CDS encoding bifunctional UDP-3-O-[3-hydroxymyristoyl] N-acetylglucosamine deacetylase/3-hydroxyacyl-ACP dehydratase; its protein translation is MSVKQNTLKGEFSLKGKGLHTGKEVCATFKPAAENTGYKIVRVDLEEKTEIPALAKYIELVDRASCLQKDGAKVYTLEHAMAALYGCGIDNCVIELSGEEFPILDGSARYYVEEIQKVGIEEQQAERRYFSVKKKMEFYCEASDTRITLLPDDTYSINTMVAYDSPYLAMQFASYSEASTDFAKEIAPCRTFVFLREVEMLLANNLIKGGDLSNAIVIVDRKMDQPEIDRLAKLFGYGNIQIKEGVLNNLELYFDNEPARHKLLDVIGDLALCGRFIKGRVIAERPGHKANTSMAKMIYKEILAEEKDDAYPIDLDLDATPLMDINKIRTLLPHRPPFLLVDKIYKVTENMVIGCKNVTMNEPHFVGHFPDEPVMPGVLIVEAMSQCGGILVLSGVPDPENYSTYFMKIDGVKFRNKVVPGDTLVFKLITTAPIKRGIVQMKGYAYVGKKLVCEGEFMAQVAKTKNL
- the lpxD gene encoding UDP-3-O-(3-hydroxymyristoyl)glucosamine N-acyltransferase; its protein translation is MEFKAKDIAALLKGVVEGDGEVMVNNVSKIEEGKPNTLAFLANPKYEHYIYTTAASVVLVNHDFSPVQQVPCTLIRVPSAYEAIASLLQMYDSMRSRPTGIEQPSYIGEGAVIGEAPYVGAFAYIGKGAKIGNDVKIYPQVYIGEGVVIGDHTTIYAGAKIYYGCVIGSGCTIHAGTVIGADGFGFAPNGDNYNKVPQIGNVVIEDNVEIGANACIDRATMGSTRIKKGVKLDNLVQIAHNVVVGENTVMAAQCGIAGTTKVGAHCMFGGQVGIAGHLRIEDKTMLAAQSGVTNDVPEGSVFMGAPAFDVSKYRKCYVLFRKLPELYGQLRDLEKEIQTLKSKQ
- the rimP gene encoding ribosome assembly cofactor RimP; amino-acid sequence: MKTEEIKHLIEPVLTEHHLFLVELKISKDNVIEVFVDALEGVNIQTCIAVSREIESSLNRDEEDFELTVSSAGLGYPFKVEQQYQKNLGKSVEIKLNDHTKLNGILLRFTPEEIVIEQEEKKIIEGSKRKQLVKTERTIVRNDIKEIKDIVKF
- the nusA gene encoding transcription termination factor NusA; this encodes MENINLIDSFAEFKEFKNIDRATLMRVLEDIFRNMLLKRYGTDENFDIIINIDKGDLEIWRNRTVVEDDKLENPNSEITLTEAKKIDEDYELGEEVTDEVKFKDFGRRSVLALRQNLSARILELEKDNVYNKYKDKVGQIILGEVYQVWKKEMLVLDDEGNELILPKQEQIPTDFFKKGDSIKAVVIRVEMRNSNPYIILSRTSPVFLERLFENEVPEIFDGLITIKNVVRVPGERAKVAVESYDDRIDPVGACVGMKGSRIHGIVRELRNENIDVINYTNNLQLYITRALNPAKIKNIEIDEAHKKANVYLDPEEVSLAIGKGGLNIKLASQLTGYDIDVYRELDQAQEEDVNLDEFADEIEGWVIDELKRVGCDTAKSVLELSESELESRTDLEIETIREVLNILKAEFE
- the infB gene encoding translation initiation factor IF-2 codes for the protein MAVRLSKIAREFNVGLSTIVEFLHSKGIKISSDPNAKLTDEDYALVAKEFSSDSQVKKESSLVDLKNTRKKKETVTIDNAGNISSGNEDTEEEEEEFISIKDEVRFENKIKIVDHIDLNPEKKTQPEPVEAKVEQPKRETQEEITEKVEEPKVTRVEVEETQEEERKVTPEVEPEISVQMEESSESTPFKVAQPALKDVKVVGTIDLDAINQRTRPPKKSKQERERDRREQKKANKPFVSAAKTEQPVASPSTDIVNKGEEDADIRKKRKRIHRQDEKIQVEAATIPAKNAKIEENKRKLKKLKKKKNEKTEISDEDIDKQIKDTFARLGSKGKSQTAKHRRDKRDAAQQKLQAELEQEEKEKSILKLTEFVTVAELATMMNISVTEVISACMSLGLFVSINQRLDAETINIVADEFGYSVEFVSIEIQEAIDEEEEDSEENLLPRPPIVTVMGHVDHGKTSLLDSIRKTNVIAGEAGGITQHIGAYNVKLSDGRTITFLDTPGHEAFTAMRARGAQVTDIAIIIVAADDNVMPQTIEAINHASAAGVPIVFAINKIDKPGANPDKIREELANMNYLVEEWGGKYQCQEIAAKKGLNIEELLEKVLLEAELLDMKANPHKKATGSIIESSLDKGRGYVATVLVQSGTLKVGDIVLAGQYFGHVKAMFNERGEKMEKAGPSEPALILGLNGAPQAGDKFNVMGNEKEARQLANKREQLQREQGLRTQKHITLDEIGRRIAIGNFQELNVIVKGDVDGSIEALSDSLIKLSTDEIQVNIIHKAVGQITEGDVLLAAASNAIIVGFQVRPSMGARKLAEKEQIDIRLYSVIYQAIEELKSAMEGMLSPEIKEEIIATVEVLETFKISKVGTIAGCIVRDGKITRTAKIRVIREGIVIYTGVLGSLKRFKDDVKEVTKGFECGLNIENYNDIRVGDMIEGYQEVEVKKTL